The following proteins are encoded in a genomic region of Maylandia zebra isolate NMK-2024a linkage group LG1, Mzebra_GT3a, whole genome shotgun sequence:
- the LOC143419355 gene encoding uncharacterized protein LOC143419355 — protein MDTTYALRRQEIVGAVVAPRVRDVVDRWPALLIESQVVAEFHRINNVNLRTQFYKELDRHTPRLITLFRDKAIKTGKIAEELAKLMRIYDIREQHDVNTRRALVLRALPVYLREDASMLFRTCDSADGPDLTDTPVALLTVVTDDTTDSALFSPESICIVIEDEILVNGPTNLAESFLLLFGYIYALDLQYPKKLELTFTFIQKVVMCLEDNKPLKGRLLTLKNDLFNE, from the exons ATGGACACAACCTATGCCCTACGTCGCCAAGAAATTGTTGGAGCTGTTGTAGCTCCACGAGTGAGAGACGTCGTGGACAGATGGCCAGCCCTACTTATAGAGTCAcag GTGGTGGCAGAGTTCCACCGAATCAACAATGTTAACCTGCGCACTCAATTCTACAAGGAGCTGGACAGACACACCCCTAGACTCATCACTTTGTTCCGAGACAAGGCCATCAAGACTGGCAAGATTGCAGAGGAGCTAGCAAAGCTCATGAGAATTTATGACATTCGG GAACAGCATGATGTAAATACAAGACGGGCCCTCGTCCTTCGTGCACTTCCTGTGTACCTGCGTGAAGATGCCTCCATGTTATTCAGGACTTGTGAT tcagCAGATGGTCCAGACCTCACTGACACTCCTGTGGCTCTGCTGACAGTTGTCACGGATGACACTACTGATTCGGCCCTCTTCAGTCCCGAAAGCATCTGCATTGTCATTGAGGATGAAATACTTGTGAATGGTCCCACAAATCTGGCTGAGTCATTTCTCCTGCTCTTTGGGTACATCTATGCACTAGACCTACAATACCCAAAGAAACTTGAGCTTACATTCACATTTATCCAGAAGGTTGTGATGTGCCTTGAGGACAACAAACCACTGAAAGGGCGTCTACTGACGCTGAAGAATGATTTGTTCAATGAGTGA